In Halichondria panicea chromosome 13, odHalPani1.1, whole genome shotgun sequence, one genomic interval encodes:
- the LOC135346180 gene encoding NACHT, LRR and PYD domains-containing protein 3-like, translating to METQEEFVESVKEVYRERQLNTEEQWPPVSGDKLINLQLVEAEKKEGFRAGLPQHGAPDDKKVTRTKILHGGLFKVEEGKKAVKKVIVEGNAGIGKTTLCAMLAEGWAEGNILTQFDCVLLLPLRDQLVSSASSFPDLLALHHPDETICESVARQLKRTRGKGVLIIADGWDELSEANRSKKSFLYNLLFGRLLPFASIILTSRPSASAPLHDLPSVDRLVEVVGFNEENVKQYIESEFEQFPKKASSLIKQLENNPVIQSVCSVPLNCAIVCNLWHTSDQELPRTLTELYTQIVLNIILRNVKKKFPDCPIGLNRFDKIPNNLQDTFWLICEFAYECLLLDQLVFSEDELSSRLPEVGDKLQCFGLLQSARSLLSVGHGLSFHFAHLTIQEFLAALHIATLPNEEKLKVVRAHFDSSRFDMVWRFMFGLASKHNVSRSDKVISLEDGLMNHFLMAMERDILDDCLILCHAAFEASDPDYALKVCIMSKDSLLYSGFKTPFDCVAKFYVLRHAAKCDDMVISIYYCAIDDKLLKELTDILSNANGKLQVKELSLQQTKLSDIGISDLFKRASAAFRALDDLSLSKNSFTNIMSSFMHTSCTSLTQLHLSHNPLGVSGIQLLETAVQSGALNNLNTLGLSNTLTVDADVNGALLTSLLHSISSQCARLEYLYLSDNNLGLPGLCSVVENIPLRLKQIDLSATHLTNSFHSESMLLNLHPNRFYCLKRLDLIRSNFSGFTGTLLLVKFLQVFRSLEYLICSNCSLASADIIMLIHHLKSANLMCKSLYLLDLFNNSIDDEGVVALTECLPELFPGLEDFNDFQAGVNLHGNPVSEELILMCNEHLKAFEESRKTALLNKWEKTYLPPQNEEMACVFYKLWDALLSKLIEVAELFDLDQTDNALDTLSTAPANFEIFTPVHNYQHSLQATESLNDEPTVQSTLITDQLEETSSVVLVADSSKDDVIAPPLPTSSLQVTPASSVPPEFTLIILYKELKTLTKPILFGVSLGIPQYRLEVIQQDNRCDTEGQKIALFLFIAKNYKSLGITWSIIADALHDIDYGDLSSAVRGKYCTINST from the exons ATGGAAACACAAGAAGAGTTTGTTGAAAGTGTAAAGGAAGTTTACAGAGAGAGGCAATTAAATACGGAGGAGCAATGGCCACCAGTTTCTGGAGACAAGCTGATAAACTTGCAGTTAGTGGAGGCTGAAAAGAAAGAAGGATTTAGAGCTGGCTTGCCACAACATGGTGCACCTGATGATAAGAAGGTTACACGTACTAAAATTCTTCACGGTGGCCTCTTCAAAGTTGAAGAAGGAAAGAAAGCAGTCAAGAAAGTTATCGTTGAAGGCAATGCTGGGATTGGTAAAACCACACTGTGTGCCATGCTTGCTGAAGGATGGGCAGAGGGCAATATCCTGACACAATTTGACTGTGTTTTGTTGCTTCCTCTCAGGGATCAGTTAGTCAGCTCAGCTTCTTCTTTTCCTGACCTCCTGGCCCTTCATCACCCCGATGAGACCATCTGTGAGTCTGTTGCTCGACAGCTAAAGAGGACAAGAGGAAAGGGAGTGCTCATCATAGCTGATGGATGGGACGAGCTCAGTGAAGCAAATCGTTCAAAAAAGTCTTTTCTATACAATCTTTTGTTTGGACGTCTTCTTCCTTTTGCTTCTATTATCCTCACCTCACGCCCTTCTGCTTCAGCTCCTCTTCACGACCTTCCTTCTGTGGACCGTTTGGTTGAGGTAGTTGGTTTTAATGAAGAGAATGTCAAGCAGTACATAGAATCAGAGTTTGAGCAATTCCCAAAGAAAGCTTCTTCTCTTATCAAGCAGCTTGAGAACAACCCAGTCATTCAGAGTGTGTGTTCTGTGCCCCTAAATTGCGCCATTGTTTGTAACTTGTGGCACACTTCAGACCAAGAGCTTCCTCGTACGCTAACTGAGCTGTACACTCAAATTGTTCTTAATATTATCCTTCGCAATGTCAAAAAGAAATTCCCTGATTGTCCAATTGGTCTCAACAGGTTTGACAAGATTCCGAATAATCTACAAGACACGTTCTGGTTGATCTGTGAGTTTGCCTACGAATGCTTATTATTAGATCAGCTGGTTTTCTCAGAAGACGAATTGTCCTCTCGCTTACCCGAAGTTGGTGACAAATTGCAGTGCTTTGGTCTGTTGCAGTCTGCACGATCACTTCTATCTGTTGGTCATGGCCTATCTTTTCATTTTGCTCACCTGACCATCCAGGAGTTCTTGGCTGCCCTCCATATTGCTACTCTACCCAATGAGGAGAAACTGAAGGTTGTTAGGGCTCACTTTGACAGTAGCCGGTTTGACATGGTGTGGAGATTTATGTTTGGTCTTGCTAGTAAACACAATGTCAGTCGTAGTGATAAGGTGATCAGTTTGGAAGATGGTTTGATGAATCACTTTCTGATGGCTATGGAGCGTGATATTTTGGATGATTGTTTGATTTTATGTCATGCGGCCTTTGAAGCTTCGGACCCTGACTATGCATTAAAAGTTTGTATAATGTCTAAAGATTCTTTATTGTACAGTGGCTTCAAAACTCCCTTCGACTGTGTAGCTAAGTTTTATGTTCTTCGTCATGCTGCAAAATGTGATGATATGGTTATCAGCATATACTATTGTGCAATCGATGATAAGCTGTTGAAGGAACTAACCGACATACTTTCAAATGCTAATGGTAAACTGCAAGTTAAAGAATTATCCCTTCAACAGACTAAATTGTCTGACATTGGTATTTCAGATCTATTCAAGAGAGCCTCAGCTGCCTTTAGAGCTTTAGATGATCTCTCTTTGTCTAAAAACAGCTTTACTAACATTATGTCgtcattcatgcacacatctTGTACTAGCCTCACACAACTGCATTTATCTCACAATCCTCTTGGAGTGTCTGGCATACAGTTATTAGAGACAGCTGTGCAGTCTGGTGCTCTTAATAACCTGAATACTCTTGGGTTATCCAACACCCTCACTGTCGATGCTGATGTCAATGGAGCGCTATTGACCTCCCTCTTACATTCCATTTCTTCTCAGTGTGCTCGATTGGAATACTTATACCTCTCTGATAATAACCTTGGGTTACCTGGATTATGTTCAGTTGTTGAAAACATTCCGTTACGATTGAAACAAATTGATTTATCAGCTACCCATCTCACTAATTCATTTCACTCAGAGTCCATGCTGTTGAATCTTCACCCAAATAGGTTTTACTGTTTAAAACGGTTGGACTTGATTCGCTCCAATTTCAGTGGATTCACTGGTACTCTCTTACTGGTAAAGTTTCTTCAGGTATTTCGATCACTGGAATATCTTATCTGCTCTAACTGTTCTCTCGCCTCTGCTGACATCATAATGCTTATCCACCATCTCAAGTCCGCTAATTTGATGTGTAAGAGTTTGTATTTGTTGGATCTCTTTAACAACTCCATTGATGACGAGGGAGTGGTGGCTCTCACTGAGTGTCTACCCGAGCTATTTCCCGGACTTGAGGACTTCAATGATTTCCAAGCTGGCGTTAATCTCCATGGTAATCCTGTGAGCGAGGAGTTGATACTCATGTGCAACGAGCACTTGAAG GCCTTTGAGGAATCACGAAAAACCGCATTGCTGAATAAGTGGGAGAAAACATATTTACCTCCGCAAAATGAAGAG ATGGCCTGTGTTTTCTACAAACTTTGGGATGCACTACTGTCAAAATTGATTGAGGTGGCTGAACTATTTGAC ctcgACCAAACAGACAATGCACTGGACACTCTTAGCACTGCTCCTGCCAATTTTGAGATCTTTACTCCAGTACATAATTACCAGCACTCCCTTCAAGCTACAGAATCACTCAATGATGAGCCTACTGTACAGTCTACTCTAATAACTGATCAGCTGGAAGAAACAA GCTCAGTTGTGTTAGTTGCTGACTCTAGTAAAGATGATGTAATTGCACCACCCCTCCCAACTTCATCTCTACAAGTAACTCCAGCCAGTTCAG TACCACCAGAGTTCACTCTCATTATCTTATACAAGGAGCTCAAGACACTCACAAAACCAATACTCTTTGGGGTCAGTTTGGGCATTCCTCAATACCGACTGGAGGTCATCCAGCAAGACAATCGATGTG ATACTGAAGGTCAGAAGATTGCTCTGTTCCTGTTCATTGCCAAAAACTACAAGAGTCTAGGAATAACTTGGAGCATTATTGCCGACGCTCTCCATGACATTGATTATGGGGACTTGTCATCAGCTGTTAGGGGGAAATACTGCACTATAAATAGTACGTGA